The Sulfurospirillum deleyianum DSM 6946 nucleotide sequence AAAAAAGAAAAACAGCACAGGTTAATACCATAAGAAAAGCCGTGAAAATAGTGATAATAGGTTTGATGGGAACTACTTTAATGATGATGTAAAAAATGTACTCAAATTATTCACTATTTTTAATAAAAAAGTGTTTAATTTTGACAAATTCTAATAATTCTAATATTTATTTTTTTCTTTTTCCTTGATACACATCAAGCCATCCATCACTCAAAATCACTCTCTTCATTTTCATATCTTAGCTGTTTAATTATGACGCACGTCAACGAGAAGAAGCCCTGCTTTTTGCTACAATAAATCCAAATAGATTACGCAGAGAGAAAAGCCATGAAACGATTCTTTGGACTTATTTTTATCACAACAACCCTTAGTGCCTCAAACCTTGGAGAAACGCTCTTTCAGGGCAACTGTGTCACCTGTCATGCTATCCAAAAGGCAAACTCAGCCCCTTCAATTCAAGCCATACAAACCCGTTACAAAGAGAAGTTTCCCACAAAAGAAGACTTTGTCTCTTTTATGGCGCAATGGATTTTAAAACCCAATGCCAAAACAGCTTTAATGCCTGAAGCCATTGCTCAGTATGAGCTTATGCCCATTTTAGGCTATGACAAGGAGAGCTTAGAAGAGATTGCCCGTTACCTTTATGATGCGACATGGCAACCTTGATGC carries:
- a CDS encoding c-type cytochrome, with amino-acid sequence MKRFFGLIFITTTLSASNLGETLFQGNCVTCHAIQKANSAPSIQAIQTRYKEKFPTKEDFVSFMAQWILKPNAKTALMPEAIAQYELMPILGYDKESLEEIARYLYDATWQP